From the genome of Papaver somniferum cultivar HN1 chromosome 2, ASM357369v1, whole genome shotgun sequence, one region includes:
- the LOC113354472 gene encoding putative germin-like protein 2-1 has translation MKSFMGHLIVAAVFLASVSSIVNANDPGSVQDFCVAARNPNSAVFVNGQFCKDPKLAVAEDFFLAAFNKPGVITSPQGSIVKPANVAQIPGLNTLGISMVRIDYAPYGGMNPPHTHPRATEILVVLEGTLDVGFVTSNPENKLIAKTLQKGDVFVFPIGLIHAQVNVGKTPAVAIAALSSQNPGVITIANAVFGSKPFIPTDILAKAFQVDNNIIDHLQAQFPKQA, from the exons ATGAAAAGCTTCATGGGGCATCTGATTGTAGCTGCAGTCTTTCTGGCATCGGTTTCTTCCATTGTCAATGCTAACGATCCAGGCTCCGTACAAGACTTTTGTGTTGCAGCTAGAAATCCAAATTCTGCTG TGTTCGTCAACGGTCAATTTTGCAAAGATCCAAAGCTGGCTGTGGCAGAAGATTTCTTTCTCGCAGCATTCAATAAGCCTGGAGTCATTACGAGCCCACAAGGTTCCATAGTAAAACCCGCTAATGTTGCTCAAATTCCTGGACTTAACACTCTTGGTATCTCTATGGTGCGTATTGACTATGCTCCCTATGGAGGTATGAATCCTCCACATACCCACCCGAGGGCCACCGAAATTTTGGTCGTCTTGGAAGGTACTCTTGATGTTGGATTTGTCACATCGAATCCCGAAAACAAACTCATCGCAAAGACCCTTCAAAAGGGAGATGTGTTTGTATTCCCCATCGGCCTCATTCATGCCCAAGTTAATGTTGGAAAGACCCCAGCTGTTGCTATTGCTGCTCTAAGCAGTCAAAACCCTGGTGTGATCACAATTGCTAATGCTGTTTTTGGTTCTAAACCATTCATTCCTACTGATATCCTCGCCAAGGCTTTTCAAGTTGACAATAACATTATTGACCATCTCCAGGCTCAGTTTCCGAAGCAGGCTTGA